The Athene noctua chromosome 3, bAthNoc1.hap1.1, whole genome shotgun sequence genome includes a region encoding these proteins:
- the LRRC4 gene encoding LOW QUALITY PROTEIN: leucine-rich repeat-containing protein 4 (The sequence of the model RefSeq protein was modified relative to this genomic sequence to represent the inferred CDS: inserted 2 bases in 2 codons), whose amino-acid sequence MMNVPHHEALVAGTCAPPPPPPRLESCPGLLPDPTRLDSRRRRASPGAQSCPSVCSCTNQFSKVVCTRRGLAEVPPGIPSNTRYLNLMENNIQMIQADTFRHLHHLEVLQLGRNAIRXIEVGAFNGLASLNTLELFDNWLTVIPSGAFEYLSKLRELWLRNNPIESIPSYAFNRVPSLMRLDLGELKKLEYISEGAFEGLYNLKYLNLGMCNIKDMPNLTPLVGLEELEMSGNNFPEIKPGSFHGLKSLKKLWIMNSQINLIERNAFDDLTALVELNLAHNNLSSLPHDLFAPLRYLVELHLHHNPWDCDCDILWLSWWLREYIPTNSTCCGRCHAPLHMRGRFLVEVDQTSFQCSAPFIMDAPMDLNISEGRVAELKCRTPSMSSVRWLLPNGTVLSHASSHPRISVLNDGTLNFSHVLLTDTGVYTCMVTNVAGNSNASAYLNVSTAELNTSNYSFFTTVTVETTEISPEDISPKFTKPVPTTSTGYQPAYTTTTTVLVQTTRTPKQVAVPTADSGDKMQTSLDEVMKTTKIIIGCFVAVTLLAAAMLIVFYKLRKRHQQRSTVTAARTVEIIQVDEDISPATTATAAATAGVAGEGAVVLPAIHDHINYNTYKPAHGPTXTENSLGNSLHPPGTTLSEPYIIQTHTKEKVQETQI is encoded by the exons ATGATGAACGTGCCACATCATGAAGCTCTTGTGGCAGGTACCTGTGcaccaccaccgccgccgccgcgcctggAGAGCTGCCCTGGTCTCCTACCTGACCCTACACGCCTGGATTCTCGCCGTCGCCGCGCCTCCCCCGGCGCCCAGAGTTGCCCCTCGGTTTGCTCCTGCACTAACCAGTTCAGCAAAGTGGTTTGTACCCGTCGCGGCCTGGCCGAGGTGCCCCCCGGGATCCCCTCCAACACCCGGTACCTCAACCTGATGGAGAACAACATCCAGATGATCCAAGCGGACACGTTCCGTCACCTGCATCACCTGGAGGTGCTGCAGTTGGGGCGGAACGCCATCC AGATCGAGGTGGGGGCTTTCAACGGCTTGGCCAGCCTCAACACCTTGGAGCTCTTCGACAACTGGTTGACCGTCATCCCCAGCGGGGCCTTCGAGTACCTCTCCAAGCTGCGGGAGCTGTGGTTGAGGAACAACCCCATCGAGAGCATCCCCTCGTACGCCTTCAACCGGGTGCCCTCCCTCATGCGCCTGGACCTGGGCGAGCTCAAGAAGCTGGAGTACATCTCCGAGGGGGCTTTCGAGGGTTTGTACAACCTCAAGTACCTGAACCTGGGGATGTGCAACATCAAGGACATGCCCAACCTGACGCCtttggtggggctggaggagctggagatgtCGGGCAACAACTTCCCCGAGATCAAACCGGGCTCCTTCCACGGGCTCAAGTCCCTCAAAAAGCTCTGGATTATGAACTCCCAGATCAACCTGATCGAGCGGAACGCCTTCGACGACCTGACGGCGCTGGTGGAGCTCAACCTGGCCCACAACaacctctcctccctgccccacgACCTCTTCGCCCCGCTGCGGTACCTGGTGGAGCTCCACCTGCACCACAACCCGTGGGACTGCGACTGCGACATCCTCTGGCTGTCGTGGTGGCTGCGGGAGTACATCCCCACCAACTCCACCTGCTGCGGGCGCTGCCATGCCCCCCTGCACATGCGGGGCAGGTTCCTGGTGGAGGTGGACCAGACCTCCTTCCAGTGCTCGGCGCCCTTCATCATGGACGCCCCCATGGACCTCAACATCTCCGAGGGGCGGGTGGCCGAGCTCAAGTGCCGAACTCCTTCCATGTCCTCCGTTAGGTGGTTGCTGCCTAACGGGACGGTCCTGAGCCACGCGTCCAGCCACCCGCGCATCTCCGTCCTCAACGACGGCACCTTGAACTTCTCCCACGTCCTGTTGACGGACACCGGGGTTTACACCTGCATGGTGACCAACGTGGCGGGGAACTCCAACGCCTCGGCCTACCTCAACGTGAGCACGGCCGAGCTCAACACCTCCAACTACAGCTTCTTCACCACCGTCACGGTGGAGACCACCGAGATCTCCCCGGAGGACATCTCCCCCAAGTTCACCAAGCCCGTGCCCACCACCTCGACGGGCTACCAGCCGGcctacaccaccaccaccaccgtccTGGTCCAGACCACGCGGACGCCCAAGCAGGTGGCCGTGCCCACCGCCGACTCCGGCGACAAAATGCAGACCAGCCTGGACGAGGTGATGAAGACCACCAAGATCATCATCGGTTGCTTCGTGGCGGTGACGCTCTTGGCCGCCGCCATGCTCATCGTCTTCTACAAACTCCGGAAGCGACACCAGCAGCGCAGCACCGTGACGGCCGCCCGCACCGTCGAGATCATCCAGGTGGACGAGGACATCTCGCCGGCCACCACGGCCACCGCGGCGGCCACCGCGGGCGTAGCAGGTGAGGGGGCGGTGGTCCTGCCCGCCATTCATGACCACATTAACTACAACACCTACAAACCGGCACACGGGCCCA GGACAGAGAACAGCTTGGGGAACTCTCTGCACCCCCCCGGGACCACCCTCTCTGAACCCTATATAATTCAGACCCACACCAAGGAGAAAGTACAGGAAACCCagatatga